CACCTACACACTCGTTAAGAATCACACACAATGTCAGAATTCGATATCCCAGCTAGACCTACCAACGTCGGTATCCTCGGTTTGGAGATGTACTTCCCtaagagagtgagtggttGCTATGCTTTTGGTGCTACTCGACAATCGTACTCAACCtgctgatgtatatgatatcaCACCCACAGTGTATCTCTGAAGATGCTCTCGAGGACTTTGACGGTGTATCCAAAGGGAAATATACCATTGGGTTGGGTCAAAAGTACATGGCTTTCACCGATGACAAGTGAGTGTTCCGTGCTTGGGATATGGATATCTCATTGGCATGTACTGATCATGTGTCATGGACTATAGGGAGGATATCAACTCTGTCGCTCTTACAGGTAAGTCATCGCTATATCCTATGATCAAAGTATACCATATTGACCTTATGTTTGTCTACTGCACCCAGTCGTATCATCCCTTCTTAAGAAATACAACGTCGATCCCCTCTCCATCGGTCGACTAGACGTCGGTACCGAAACCCTCATCGATAAATCCAAAGCTACCAAGACAATTCTTATGAACCTCTTTGCCCCATCTGGAAATACCGATATCGAAGGTATCGACTCCAAGAACGCCTGTTATGGATCTACTGCCGCCTTGTTCAACGTCATCAACTGGATCCAATCTGAATCTTGGGATGGAAGGAACGCGATTGTCATGTGTGGTGATATTGCCATTTACAAGGAAGGTTCAGCTAGACCTGTTGGTGGTATGGGTGCTTGTGCGATGTTGATTGGACCTAATGCTCCGTTGGTGATTGAGCGTGAGTTAATCTAGCGTTAATAAACATTCCTGTCGATCGTGGCTATTTTATCTTTCAAATACTTCTATTAATCTATCTGATGGTCTGCtaatatcccatcatcacttaGCCGTCCACGGTACCCACATCGCCAACACTTGGGATTTCTACAAACCTGATCTTTCAGCTGAATACGTGAGTGAACCTATTCCTACACACTCAGCTTACCTCGCTGATCTTTGTTGTCCCATTATAGCCCACCGTCGACGGACCATGGACCATCGCCGCCTACCTCGGTGCCCTTGACGCCGCCTACTCTACATACCTCGAAAAAGCCCAGAAATCACGAGCTAGAGCAGCCAAGAAACTCTCCCTCGCCTCTGTATCAGCCGCTGTATCAGACATCGCCGGTGCCGCCAAAACTTTTGTCAACGGTATAAATGGAGATGCTACCAATGGTGTCAATGGCCATGCTCAGAATGGTGGTGAGAGCAAGGAAGACCAAGGAATTGAACAGTTTGATTATGTCTGTTTACACAGGTGAGTGGTATTACAGCCATTACACGGTATATGGCTTTTTGCGAATTTGTGCAATGAGACTGAGCTTGATTTTCTTTAATCAGTCCCTATGGTAAACTCGTCCAGAAAGGACACGCTCGTATGTTCTACAATGTAAGCCCCATTCCATCGCAAACCAGAGTTTGACATTCAGACTAATTTGTTTGAATCTCTTATATAGGACTACATCCGAAACCCTTCATCACCCAAATTCGCGGACGTGCCCGAGACTATCTCCGTCGAGAAGACCAAGACATACACGGATAAAGTGGTCGAGAAGACTTTCGTCGGTATCGCATCGGAACACTACAAATCTGCTGTCGTACCAGGCTCAGACTGCGTGGCTAGATGTGGTAACATGTACACTGCCTCTCTATACGGTGCTCTTGCTAGTGTTCTTGCCAGTGCTCCCGAGGGattagaggtgagtcacgTGTCCATACATGATGTCTTCAGATTCTTAAACAAAAGCTAATACGATTCATGATCGATTATAGACCGGTAAACGAATTGGAATGTACGCTTTCGGTTCAGGTTGTGCCGCTTCGTTCTACGCTTTGAGAGTTGTCGGATCCACCAAAGAGATTGCCGATAAATTACAGTTGAAGGAGAGATTGGCTTCTATGGATGTTAGACCTTGTGAAGAATACGTTACTGcgttgaaggtgagtttggtgaACACTTGGCTGACTACTAGAATCCTGGTGACATTGCTGACGAGTCCTGATTTCTTACACCGTACACAGCTCCGAGAAGAAAACCACAACGCTGTCAAATACTCACCCCAAGGATCGATCGACAACATCTGGCCAGGTGCTTATTACttggaaggtgttgatgaGTTGTACAGAAGAACTTATGCCGTTAAACCTGTTGCCTAAGACATTTCGTCTCATTTCGTTTCGCTTCGGATCAAGAAGGCTTTTCTCC
This window of the Kwoniella europaea PYCC6329 chromosome 3, complete sequence genome carries:
- a CDS encoding hydroxymethylglutaryl-CoA synthase, translated to MSEFDIPARPTNVGILGLEMYFPKRCISEDALEDFDGVSKGKYTIGLGQKYMAFTDDKEDINSVALTVVSSLLKKYNVDPLSIGRLDVGTETLIDKSKATKTILMNLFAPSGNTDIEGIDSKNACYGSTAALFNVINWIQSESWDGRNAIVMCGDIAIYKEGSARPVGGMGACAMLIGPNAPLVIEPVHGTHIANTWDFYKPDLSAEYPTVDGPWTIAAYLGALDAAYSTYLEKAQKSRARAAKKLSLASVSAAVSDIAGAAKTFVNGINGDATNGVNGHAQNGGESKEDQGIEQFDYVCLHSPYGKLVQKGHARMFYNDYIRNPSSPKFADVPETISVEKTKTYTDKVVEKTFVGIASEHYKSAVVPGSDCVARCGNMYTASLYGALASVLASAPEGLETGKRIGMYAFGSGCAASFYALRVVGSTKEIADKLQLKERLASMDVRPCEEYVTALKLREENHNAVKYSPQGSIDNIWPGAYYLEGVDELYRRTYAVKPVA